A part of Eschrichtius robustus isolate mEscRob2 chromosome 20, mEscRob2.pri, whole genome shotgun sequence genomic DNA contains:
- the LOC137754306 gene encoding LOW QUALITY PROTEIN: keratin, type I cytoskeletal 16-like (The sequence of the model RefSeq protein was modified relative to this genomic sequence to represent the inferred CDS: inserted 2 bases in 1 codon; substituted 1 base at 1 genomic stop codon), whose translation MTTCRRQFTSSSSTKGSCGIGGGSSRGSSVLAGGSCRARSANEGLSVSSSRXSSGGVCGLGGGYGGSFSSSSSFGGALGRIFVGGHGGGLGVCLSGGNGSLLSGNEKITMQNLNERLASYLEKVRALEEANADLEVKICDWYQNQRPRPARDYSPYLKTIEDPRNKIFEATIENTQPLLQIDNTRLAADDFRPKYEHVLALRQGVEAHINGPRRVLDKLTLVSTDLEMQIEGLKEELXLKKSHEEETLTLRSQTRGDVSVEVDAVPSVDLSHILNEMRDQYEQTADKNRRDAEAWFLSKTEELSKEVTSNSELMQNSRNELNELRRVPRGLEVKLQSQLCMKASLEKSLEETKNRYCLQLAQIQELICSVEEQLAQLRCKMAQQNHEYQILLDVKTQLEQEITTYRCLLEGEDAQ comes from the exons aTGACCACCTGCAGGCGCCAATTCACCTCCTCCAGCTCCACGAAGGGCTCCTGTGGCATCGGCGGTGGCTCCAGCCGCGGGTCTTCTGTCCTGGCCGGAGGCTCCTGCCGGGCCCGCAGCGCCAACGAGGGCCTGTCTGTCTCCTCCTCCCGCTAGTCCTCCGGGGGTGTCTGCGGGCTCGGGGGCGGCTATGGTGGCAgcttcagcagcagcagcagctttgGTGGGGCCCTGGGTCGCATCTTCGTTGGAGGACATGGTGGTGGCCTTGGAGTCTGCCTCAGTGGTGGCAATGGCAGCCTCCTCTCTGGCAATGAGAAGATCACCATGCAGAACCTCAACGAGCGCCTGGCCTCCTACCTGGAGAAGGTGCGCGCCCTGGAGGAGGCCAACGCTGACCTGGAGGTGAAGATCTGCGACTGGTACCAGAATCAGAGGCCCAGGCCTGCCCGTGACTACAGCCCCTACCTCAAGACCATCGAGGACCCGAGGAACAAG ATCTTCGAGGCCACAATAGAGAATACACAGCCCCTTCTGCAGATTGACAACACCAGGCTGGCAGCCGATGACTTCAGGCCCAA GTATGAGCATGTGCTGGCCCTGCGCCAGGGCGTGGAGGCTCACATCAATGGCCCGCGCAGGGTGCTGGACAAGCTGACCCTGGTAAGCACTGACCTGGAGATGCAGATCGAGGGCCTGAAGGAGGAGCT GCTGAAGAAGAGCCATGAGGAG GAGACGCTTACCCTGCGGAGTCAGACCAGAGGGGACGTCAGCGTGGAGGTGGATGCTGTCCCCAGCGTGGACCTGAGCCACATCCTAAATGAGATGCGCGACCAGTATGAGCAGACAGCAGACAAGAACCGCAGAGATGCCGAGGCCTGGTTCCTGAGCAAG ACAGAGGAGCTGAGCAAAGAAGTGACCTCTAACAGCGAGCTGATGCAGAACAGCCGCAATGAGTTGAATGAGCTCCGAAGGGTGCCCCGGGGCCTGGAGGTCAAACTGCAGTCCCAGCTCTGCATG AAAGCATCCCTGGAGAAGAGTCTGGAGGAGACCAAAAACCGCTACTGCCTGCAGCTGGCCCAGATCCAGGAGCTGATCTGCAGCGTGGAGGAGCAGTTGGCCCAGCTGCGCTGCAAGATGGCGCAGCAGAACCACGAGTACCAGATCCTGCTGGACGTGAAGACTCAGCTGGAGCAGGAGATCACCACCTACCGCTGCCTGCTGGAGGGCGAGGACGCCCAGTGA
- the KRT17 gene encoding keratin, type I cytoskeletal 17 isoform X1, giving the protein MTTTNRQFFSSNSIKGSSGLGGGLTLTSHQQSGSLGAGSCRLGSAGSLGNALGECSYSSCYSFGSGGGYGSGGYGSGGYGSGGYGSGGYGSGSFGTGGYGSGLGGGDGLLVGSEKATMQNLNDRLASYLDKVHALEEANTELEVKIHNWYQKQIPGPAPDYSHYFKTIEDLRNQILKATTDNASILLQIDNARLAADDFWTKFETEHALCTSVEADINGLRRVLDELTLARADLEMQIENYKEELAYLQNNHEEEMNSLRGQVGGDINVEMDAAPGVDLSRILNEMREQYEKMAEKNRKDAEDWFLRKTEELNREVTTNCELAQSSKCEVSELRRTMQALEIELQSQLSMKASLENSLAETENRYCLQLGQIQGLICNVEEQLAQLRCETEQQNQEYKILLDVKTRLEQEIATYRCLLEGEDSQLTQQKLKESSTTRQVRTIVEEVKDGRVISSHEQVHQTTH; this is encoded by the exons ATGACCACCACCAACCGCCAGTTCTTCTCCTCCAACTCCATCAAGGGCTCCTCTGGCCTGGGGGGCGGCTTGACCCTCACCTCCCACCAGCAGTCTGGCAGCCTGGGTGCCGGCTCCTGCAGGCTGGGGTCTGCCGGCAGCCTGGGCAATGCCCTTGGGGAATGCAGCTACTCCAGCTGCTACAGCTTCGGCTCTGGCGGCGGCTATGGCAGTGGCGGCTACGGCAGCGGCGGCTACGGCAGCGGCGGCTACGGCAGCGGCGGCTACGGCAGCGGCAGCTTTGGCACTGGTGGCTATGGCAGTGGCTTGGGAGGTGGTGATGGGCTCCTGGTGGGCAGTGAGAAGGCCACCATGCAGAACCTCAACGACCGCCTGGCCTCCTACCTGGACAAGGTGCATGCCTTGGAGGAGGCCAACACGGAGCTGGAGGTGAAGATACACAACTGGTACCAGAAGCAGATCCCAGGGCCGGCTCCCGACTACAGCCACTACTTCAAGACCATCGAGGACCTGAGGAACCAG ATCCTCAAGGCCACCACAGACAATGCCAGCATCCTGCTGCAGATCGACAATGCCCGTCTGGCTGCTGATGACTTCTGGACCAA GTTCGAGACGGAGCACGCCCTGTGCACGAGCGTGGAGGCCGACATCAATGGCCTGCGCAGGGTGCTGGACGAGCTGACCCTGGCCAGAGCCGACCTGGAGATGCAGATCGAGAACTACAAGGAGGAGCTGGCCTACCTGCAGAATAATCATGAGGAG GAGATGAACTCCCTGCGAGGCCAGGTGGGTGGTGACATCAATGTGGAGATGGACGCCGCCCCTGGCGTGGACCTGAGCCGCATCCTGAATGAGATGCGCGAGCAGTACGAGAAGATGGCGGAGAAGAACCGCAAGGACGCCGAGGACTGGTTCCTCAGAAAG ACAGAAGAGCTGAACCGCGAGGTGACCACAAACTGCGAGCTGGCGCAGAGCAGCAAGTGCGAGGTCTCAGAGCTCCGGCGCACCATGCAGGCCCTGGAGATCGAGCTGCAGTCCCAGCTCAGCATG AAAGCATCCCTGGAGAACAGCCTGGCGGAGACAGAGAACCGCTACTGCCTGCAGCTGGGCCAGATCCAGGGGCTGATCTGCAACGTGGAGGAGCAGCTGGCCCAGCTGCGCTGCGAGACCGAACAACAGAACCAGGAGTACAAGATCCTGCTGGACGTGAAGACGCGGCTGGAGCAGGAGATCGCCACCTACCGCTGCCTGCTGGAGGGCGAGGACAGCCA GCTGACTCAGCAGAAGCTCAAAGAAT CTTCGACCACCCGCCAGGTGCGCACCATTGTGGAAGAAGTCAAGGATGGCAGGGTCATCTCCTCCCACGAGCAGGTCCACCAGACCACCCACTGA
- the KRT17 gene encoding keratin, type I cytoskeletal 17 isoform X2, translating to MTTTNRQFFSSNSIKGSSGLGGGLTLTSHQQSGSLGAGSCRLGSAGSLGNALGECSYSSCYSFGSGGGYGSGGYGGDGLLVGSEKATMQNLNDRLASYLDKVHALEEANTELEVKIHNWYQKQIPGPAPDYSHYFKTIEDLRNQILKATTDNASILLQIDNARLAADDFWTKFETEHALCTSVEADINGLRRVLDELTLARADLEMQIENYKEELAYLQNNHEEEMNSLRGQVGGDINVEMDAAPGVDLSRILNEMREQYEKMAEKNRKDAEDWFLRKTEELNREVTTNCELAQSSKCEVSELRRTMQALEIELQSQLSMKASLENSLAETENRYCLQLGQIQGLICNVEEQLAQLRCETEQQNQEYKILLDVKTRLEQEIATYRCLLEGEDSQLTQQKLKESSTTRQVRTIVEEVKDGRVISSHEQVHQTTH from the exons ATGACCACCACCAACCGCCAGTTCTTCTCCTCCAACTCCATCAAGGGCTCCTCTGGCCTGGGGGGCGGCTTGACCCTCACCTCCCACCAGCAGTCTGGCAGCCTGGGTGCCGGCTCCTGCAGGCTGGGGTCTGCCGGCAGCCTGGGCAATGCCCTTGGGGAATGCAGCTACTCCAGCTGCTACAGCTTCGGCTCTGGCGGCGGCTATGGCAGTGGCGGCTACG GTGGTGATGGGCTCCTGGTGGGCAGTGAGAAGGCCACCATGCAGAACCTCAACGACCGCCTGGCCTCCTACCTGGACAAGGTGCATGCCTTGGAGGAGGCCAACACGGAGCTGGAGGTGAAGATACACAACTGGTACCAGAAGCAGATCCCAGGGCCGGCTCCCGACTACAGCCACTACTTCAAGACCATCGAGGACCTGAGGAACCAG ATCCTCAAGGCCACCACAGACAATGCCAGCATCCTGCTGCAGATCGACAATGCCCGTCTGGCTGCTGATGACTTCTGGACCAA GTTCGAGACGGAGCACGCCCTGTGCACGAGCGTGGAGGCCGACATCAATGGCCTGCGCAGGGTGCTGGACGAGCTGACCCTGGCCAGAGCCGACCTGGAGATGCAGATCGAGAACTACAAGGAGGAGCTGGCCTACCTGCAGAATAATCATGAGGAG GAGATGAACTCCCTGCGAGGCCAGGTGGGTGGTGACATCAATGTGGAGATGGACGCCGCCCCTGGCGTGGACCTGAGCCGCATCCTGAATGAGATGCGCGAGCAGTACGAGAAGATGGCGGAGAAGAACCGCAAGGACGCCGAGGACTGGTTCCTCAGAAAG ACAGAAGAGCTGAACCGCGAGGTGACCACAAACTGCGAGCTGGCGCAGAGCAGCAAGTGCGAGGTCTCAGAGCTCCGGCGCACCATGCAGGCCCTGGAGATCGAGCTGCAGTCCCAGCTCAGCATG AAAGCATCCCTGGAGAACAGCCTGGCGGAGACAGAGAACCGCTACTGCCTGCAGCTGGGCCAGATCCAGGGGCTGATCTGCAACGTGGAGGAGCAGCTGGCCCAGCTGCGCTGCGAGACCGAACAACAGAACCAGGAGTACAAGATCCTGCTGGACGTGAAGACGCGGCTGGAGCAGGAGATCGCCACCTACCGCTGCCTGCTGGAGGGCGAGGACAGCCA GCTGACTCAGCAGAAGCTCAAAGAAT CTTCGACCACCCGCCAGGTGCGCACCATTGTGGAAGAAGTCAAGGATGGCAGGGTCATCTCCTCCCACGAGCAGGTCCACCAGACCACCCACTGA